The following proteins come from a genomic window of Panicum hallii strain FIL2 chromosome 8, PHallii_v3.1, whole genome shotgun sequence:
- the LOC112902137 gene encoding ankyrin repeat-containing protein At5g02620-like isoform X1, protein MDRQQQHIQLACPSRGSLNDDARLVQMCPLLYLAAYRGRPEEVMALLLQQHGAGKAGRYQATGIIQHGQCDILEVTAERNTVLHVAAEQGHDELIRELYIRFREEGLLSRRNSALDTPLHCAARAGHASAVAVLVQLAQDRGESILGCKNEAGDTALHLAARRGHGAAVEALVSAAAAETAAAELNNAGVSPLYLAVMSGSVQAVRAITTTCRDASSAGASSQNALHAAVFQSSEMVDLLLEWRPALAGEVDSGGGTPLHFASSNGDRAVVQAILLAGPPGTVYKKDHPGGLSALHVAARMGHSRVVEDMLEAFPDAAELRGVDGGTFVHAAAREKRSKVVALAIRNPMLRGLLDVQDRDGNTPLHLAVAAGAPAVAEALLQKGKVRADVLNNDGRTPFDLAAGSTSFFTMVSLVVTLAAFRAKLRPQRQDHAEPWSGRDVGRWIEKMSDPLSVVAVLIATAAFAAGFNLPGGYSDDGKANLSGSFAFKSFLVLDTVAVAASVTAVILLVYGKGSRSAGSWMSLAAALLCMWVALICLLLCYYLALSSVTNTRAVYRYGFMVIYGGVWLLQVCIETWIGLATSYCTVLRFFLFHQLRRLKGRRAVKRRFPLAGASVLSFYAFKVISFVGFVVFGFLIELKGELGASPAPSPL, encoded by the exons ATGGATCGTCAGCAGCAGCATATCCAGCTCGCATGCCCTTCCCGCGGCTCGCTGAATGATGACGCGCGCTTGGTCCAGATGTGCCCTTTGCTCTACCTCGCCGCCTACAGAGGGCGGCCGGAGGAGGTCATGGCGCTGCTTCTGCAGCAGCACGGCGCTGGGAAGGCAGGACGCTATCAAGCCACTG GCATTATTCAGCACGGACAGTGTGACATACTTGAGGTGACTGCGGAGAGGAACACCGTTCTTCACGTGGCTGCGGAGCAAGGGCACGACGAGCTGATCCGGGAGCTCTACATCAGGTTCAGGGAGGAGGGCCTCCTCTCTCGCCGGAACTCGGCGCTGGACACGCCGCTGCACTGCGCGGCGAGGGCGGGGCACGCCAGCGCCGTCGCGGTCCTCGTCCAGCTGGCCCAGGACCGCGGGGAGAGCATCCTGGGATGCAAGAACGAGGCCGGGGACACGGCCCTGCACctcgcggcgaggcgcgggcatggcgcggcggtggaggccctggtctcggcggcggcggcggagacggcggcggccgagctGAACAACGCCGGCGTGTCGCCGCTGTACCTGGCCGTAATGAGCGGGTCGGTGCAAGCCGTCAGAGCGATTACTACCACGTGCAGGGACGCGTCGTCTGCCGGGGCGAGCTCGCAGAACGCTTTGCACGCTGCCGTCTTCCAGAGCTCAG AGATGGTTGACCTGCTACTGGAATGGAGGCCGGCTCTCGCCGGCGAGgtcgacagcggcggcggcaccccGCTCCATTTCGCGTCGTCCAACGGCGACCGCGCCGTCGTGCAAGCGATCCTGCTCGCGGGGCCACCGGGAACGGTGTACAAGAAGGACCACCCGGGCGGCCTCTCGGCCCTCCACGTCGCGGCGCGGATGGGCCACAGCCGCGTCGTCGAGGACATGCTGGAGGCCTTCCCCGACGCCGCGGAGCTCCGCGGCGTCGACGGCGGGACCTTCGTGCACGCCGCGGCGAGGGAGAAGCGGTCCAAGGTCGTGGCCCTCGCCATCAGGAACCCCATGCTGCGGGGCCTCCTGGACGTGCAGGACCGGGACGGCAACACGCCGCTCCACCTCGCGGTGGCCGCGGGGGCGCCCGCCGTCGCGGAGGCCCTGCTCCAGAAGGGCAAGGTGCGGGCGGATGTCCTGAACAACGACGGGCGCACGCCGTTCGatctcgccgcaggatcgaccAGCTTCTTCACCATGGTGAGCCTGGTGGTGACGCTCGCCGCGTTCCGGGCAAAGCTCCGGCCGCAAAGGCAGGACCACGCGGAACCGTGGAGCGGCCGCGATGTCGGGCGGTGGATAGAGAAGATGTCCGACCCCCTCTCGGTGGTGGCCGTGCTCATCGCCACCGCCGCGTTCGCCGCCGGGTTCAACCTGCCCGGCGGGTACAGCGACGACGGCAAGGCGAACCTCTCGGGCAGCTTCGCCTTCAAGAGCTTCCTGGTCCTGGACACCGTTGCCGTGGCGGCGTCCGTGACCGCGGTGATCCTGCTCGTCTACGGGAAGGGGTCGCGCTCCGCCGGGTCGTGGATGagcttggcggcggcgctgttgtGCATGTGGGTGGCGCTGATCTGCCTGCTGCTGTGCTACTACTTGGCGCTGAGCTCCGTGACGAACACGAGGGCGGTCTACCGCTACGGGTTCATGGTGATATACGGCGGCGTATGGTTGCTGCAGGTCTGCATCGAGACCTGGATTGGGCTAGCGACGTCGTACTGCACGGTCTTGAGGTTTTTTCTGTTTCATCAGCTCCGGCGAT
- the LOC112902137 gene encoding protein ACCELERATED CELL DEATH 6-like isoform X2: MRTIKFGRSCIIQHGQCDILEVTAERNTVLHVAAEQGHDELIRELYIRFREEGLLSRRNSALDTPLHCAARAGHASAVAVLVQLAQDRGESILGCKNEAGDTALHLAARRGHGAAVEALVSAAAAETAAAELNNAGVSPLYLAVMSGSVQAVRAITTTCRDASSAGASSQNALHAAVFQSSEMVDLLLEWRPALAGEVDSGGGTPLHFASSNGDRAVVQAILLAGPPGTVYKKDHPGGLSALHVAARMGHSRVVEDMLEAFPDAAELRGVDGGTFVHAAAREKRSKVVALAIRNPMLRGLLDVQDRDGNTPLHLAVAAGAPAVAEALLQKGKVRADVLNNDGRTPFDLAAGSTSFFTMVSLVVTLAAFRAKLRPQRQDHAEPWSGRDVGRWIEKMSDPLSVVAVLIATAAFAAGFNLPGGYSDDGKANLSGSFAFKSFLVLDTVAVAASVTAVILLVYGKGSRSAGSWMSLAAALLCMWVALICLLLCYYLALSSVTNTRAVYRYGFMVIYGGVWLLQVCIETWIGLATSYCTVLRFFLFHQLRRLKGRRAVKRRFPLAGASVLSFYAFKVISFVGFVVFGFLIELKGELGASPAPSPL, encoded by the exons ATGAGGACCATAAAATTTGGGAGATCAT GCATTATTCAGCACGGACAGTGTGACATACTTGAGGTGACTGCGGAGAGGAACACCGTTCTTCACGTGGCTGCGGAGCAAGGGCACGACGAGCTGATCCGGGAGCTCTACATCAGGTTCAGGGAGGAGGGCCTCCTCTCTCGCCGGAACTCGGCGCTGGACACGCCGCTGCACTGCGCGGCGAGGGCGGGGCACGCCAGCGCCGTCGCGGTCCTCGTCCAGCTGGCCCAGGACCGCGGGGAGAGCATCCTGGGATGCAAGAACGAGGCCGGGGACACGGCCCTGCACctcgcggcgaggcgcgggcatggcgcggcggtggaggccctggtctcggcggcggcggcggagacggcggcggccgagctGAACAACGCCGGCGTGTCGCCGCTGTACCTGGCCGTAATGAGCGGGTCGGTGCAAGCCGTCAGAGCGATTACTACCACGTGCAGGGACGCGTCGTCTGCCGGGGCGAGCTCGCAGAACGCTTTGCACGCTGCCGTCTTCCAGAGCTCAG AGATGGTTGACCTGCTACTGGAATGGAGGCCGGCTCTCGCCGGCGAGgtcgacagcggcggcggcaccccGCTCCATTTCGCGTCGTCCAACGGCGACCGCGCCGTCGTGCAAGCGATCCTGCTCGCGGGGCCACCGGGAACGGTGTACAAGAAGGACCACCCGGGCGGCCTCTCGGCCCTCCACGTCGCGGCGCGGATGGGCCACAGCCGCGTCGTCGAGGACATGCTGGAGGCCTTCCCCGACGCCGCGGAGCTCCGCGGCGTCGACGGCGGGACCTTCGTGCACGCCGCGGCGAGGGAGAAGCGGTCCAAGGTCGTGGCCCTCGCCATCAGGAACCCCATGCTGCGGGGCCTCCTGGACGTGCAGGACCGGGACGGCAACACGCCGCTCCACCTCGCGGTGGCCGCGGGGGCGCCCGCCGTCGCGGAGGCCCTGCTCCAGAAGGGCAAGGTGCGGGCGGATGTCCTGAACAACGACGGGCGCACGCCGTTCGatctcgccgcaggatcgaccAGCTTCTTCACCATGGTGAGCCTGGTGGTGACGCTCGCCGCGTTCCGGGCAAAGCTCCGGCCGCAAAGGCAGGACCACGCGGAACCGTGGAGCGGCCGCGATGTCGGGCGGTGGATAGAGAAGATGTCCGACCCCCTCTCGGTGGTGGCCGTGCTCATCGCCACCGCCGCGTTCGCCGCCGGGTTCAACCTGCCCGGCGGGTACAGCGACGACGGCAAGGCGAACCTCTCGGGCAGCTTCGCCTTCAAGAGCTTCCTGGTCCTGGACACCGTTGCCGTGGCGGCGTCCGTGACCGCGGTGATCCTGCTCGTCTACGGGAAGGGGTCGCGCTCCGCCGGGTCGTGGATGagcttggcggcggcgctgttgtGCATGTGGGTGGCGCTGATCTGCCTGCTGCTGTGCTACTACTTGGCGCTGAGCTCCGTGACGAACACGAGGGCGGTCTACCGCTACGGGTTCATGGTGATATACGGCGGCGTATGGTTGCTGCAGGTCTGCATCGAGACCTGGATTGGGCTAGCGACGTCGTACTGCACGGTCTTGAGGTTTTTTCTGTTTCATCAGCTCCGGCGAT